One segment of Corynebacterium caspium DSM 44850 DNA contains the following:
- the ftsY gene encoding signal recognition particle-docking protein FtsY: MTLSFAISPLVIISLIVALLVLLGIVLVVVGKKRAAAKTVSFRKKEEAKELTQQQKSGNYQPGGDFNFAPATDKEAELVERTPAVSPFTDPDAFAKIKAAQEAQADQAAQADQAEEITQAAPDVPAAPDVPAAPDDEVVTEADIAPEAAEPEAAPATPATPAVTTEPEIIPAPEKSSPQDEIAPAAGRLGKLRGRLSNSQNLIGKSVLGILSAGDLDEDAWEEIEDTLIMADLGTAVTMKVVDELRAKIAEFGVSSEAEARAMLRATLIEACKPELDRAVKAIPFEGKPAVILVVGVNGTGKTTTTGKLARVLVSMGHKVLLGAADTFRAAAADQLETWGRRVGAETVRGSEGADPASVAFDAVSQGIDNKADVVLIDTAGRLHTSVGLMDQLAKVKRVVEKRTTVDEVLLVLDATVGQNGLMQARVFRDVVDLTGVVLTKLDGTAKGGIVFQVQEELGVPVKLVGLGEGADDLAPFEVESFVDALLGSTNSAS; the protein is encoded by the coding sequence ATGACGTTATCATTTGCGATTAGCCCTCTGGTTATAATCTCCTTAATAGTTGCCCTGCTAGTTTTATTGGGCATTGTCTTAGTAGTAGTGGGCAAGAAGCGGGCAGCTGCAAAAACTGTCAGCTTCCGGAAAAAAGAGGAAGCCAAAGAGCTTACTCAGCAGCAAAAATCTGGGAATTATCAACCTGGCGGTGATTTTAATTTTGCCCCTGCCACCGATAAAGAGGCCGAATTAGTTGAGCGCACGCCAGCGGTTTCTCCTTTTACCGACCCTGACGCTTTCGCAAAAATAAAGGCTGCGCAGGAGGCCCAAGCCGACCAGGCGGCTCAAGCCGATCAGGCTGAGGAGATTACACAGGCTGCACCAGATGTTCCCGCTGCTCCAGATGTTCCGGCTGCTCCCGACGATGAGGTTGTAACTGAAGCAGATATTGCACCAGAGGCTGCCGAACCAGAAGCTGCGCCGGCCACACCAGCCACGCCAGCGGTCACTACGGAACCCGAAATTATTCCTGCGCCAGAGAAATCTTCACCGCAAGATGAAATTGCTCCAGCAGCTGGGCGTTTGGGCAAATTGCGTGGACGTCTTTCGAATTCCCAAAACTTAATTGGCAAGTCTGTGCTGGGCATTCTTTCTGCTGGTGATCTTGATGAAGACGCCTGGGAAGAAATCGAAGATACTTTGATCATGGCTGATCTTGGCACTGCGGTGACCATGAAAGTTGTTGATGAACTGCGGGCTAAGATCGCCGAATTTGGGGTATCTAGTGAGGCAGAGGCGCGAGCGATGTTGCGAGCAACGCTAATTGAGGCTTGTAAGCCAGAGCTCGATAGGGCAGTTAAGGCAATTCCTTTTGAAGGTAAGCCAGCTGTGATCTTAGTTGTGGGGGTTAATGGCACTGGTAAAACTACGACTACCGGAAAACTGGCCCGCGTCCTTGTTTCCATGGGCCATAAAGTTCTACTTGGTGCCGCCGATACTTTCCGGGCGGCTGCTGCTGACCAATTAGAGACTTGGGGACGACGCGTCGGCGCTGAAACTGTGCGCGGTTCAGAAGGTGCGGATCCAGCTTCGGTTGCTTTCGACGCCGTGTCACAAGGAATAGATAATAAAGCTGATGTGGTGCTCATCGATACCGCTGGGCGGTTACATACTTCCGTTGGTTTAATGGATCAGCTAGCTAAGGTAAAACGAGTCGTCGAAAAGCGGACAACCGTAGATGAAGTTCTGTTGGTTTTAGATGCCACTGTGGGGCAAAACGGGTTGATGCAGGCGCGCGTATTCCGCGATGTGGTGGATCTCACTGGTGTTGTTCTCACTAAGCTAGATGGCACCGCCAAAGGCGGCATAGTTTTCCAAGTCCAAGAAGAATTAGGGGTACCAGTTAAGCTAGTAGGCCTTGGTGAAGGTGCAGATGACCTCGCACCTTTCGAGGTAGAAAGTTTTGTAGATGCACTATTAGGAAGCACTAATAGCGCTTCTTAA
- a CDS encoding P-II family nitrogen regulator codes for MKLVTAVVKPFTVAEIRDTLEQLGVRGMTVTEAKGFGQQRGHSEVYTGAEYSSDFVPKVKVEVVVTDDQVEEVLNAVVDASHTGKTGDGKVWVTHVEQVVRVRTGERDNNAL; via the coding sequence ATGAAGCTTGTAACTGCTGTAGTAAAGCCCTTTACCGTTGCTGAGATCCGCGATACCCTCGAACAACTTGGGGTCCGAGGCATGACGGTTACTGAAGCTAAAGGCTTTGGCCAACAGCGCGGACACTCTGAGGTATACACCGGCGCCGAATATTCCTCAGATTTTGTGCCAAAGGTAAAAGTTGAAGTTGTAGTTACCGACGACCAAGTTGAGGAAGTCTTAAATGCGGTAGTGGATGCCTCGCATACCGGTAAGACCGGCGATGGCAAAGTGTGGGTGACTCATGTAGAGCAAGTAGTGCGCGTGCGTACCGGAGAGCGCGATAATAACGCCCTATAA
- a CDS encoding [protein-PII] uridylyltransferase → MSVNPAELRHQALSKAHDLIAQLPLPPGTALAATGSLAREQLTPESDLDLVLLHPAEIEISPKDAEALWYPIWNAGYKLDYSVRTPQECVDMVTADSTAALALLDIAPLIGDIELVAKTRSAVLRQWRLELNRDFSAVVDTAISRWRRSGSVVAMTHPNLKHGRGGLRDVDLLKALALGHLTDMPVVDKELELILNVRTLLHVNSGRERDILDPHQAAEIAVQMGFRDRFELACAIAQAARIIDKNVTAALAKAREIVSPRSGKIPRRPLDIDVIERGGTIVLAKNANLEDSGLVLRVAAAAARNGLSIDESTWRRLAKVPKLSQERWPRAVAEDFINLLSSPDHSARVIEELDDRGLWEPMVPEWANIRDRMPAEPVHIHTIDVHCLLAVQNAASASISVSRPDLLLVAALYHDIGKGQGRAHSIVGAEYVARAAARLGFDQADRARLQTVVAEHSFIGRVAATMDPNSEVALEMFLQASNYDLLTVELLGALAEADALATGPGIWSPSQKATRDILIKKARKHLIEVRPRKPLVNAPDEIGMRPHSEDPSNRAVIYWRGTYQREIIRVLAVIHASGWTIDAARYISENEHSVAAEFDVRATASASLDASKLVQVYRSGVHSGLPPVQKAPTAVLWDGNVVEVRSKDRRALLGNLLSVLPNISWMNMQARGGIMQFYASLPDLIRHPEHREVVSHDITLRIGFAEHLS, encoded by the coding sequence TTGTCAGTAAATCCTGCAGAACTCCGACACCAAGCCTTGAGTAAAGCTCATGACCTAATCGCGCAGTTACCGCTGCCACCGGGAACGGCTTTAGCCGCAACTGGTTCTCTGGCACGCGAGCAGCTGACTCCAGAATCTGATTTAGATCTGGTGTTACTGCATCCAGCTGAGATAGAAATTAGCCCTAAGGATGCGGAGGCTCTTTGGTATCCAATCTGGAATGCGGGTTATAAACTCGATTATTCTGTTCGCACCCCGCAAGAGTGTGTGGATATGGTTACCGCTGATTCCACCGCTGCCCTTGCCTTATTAGATATTGCTCCCTTAATTGGAGATATTGAGCTAGTAGCTAAAACGCGTTCGGCAGTGCTAAGACAGTGGCGGTTGGAATTAAATCGCGATTTTAGTGCAGTAGTAGATACCGCAATTTCTAGGTGGCGTCGTTCAGGTTCGGTAGTGGCGATGACACATCCCAACCTCAAACATGGGCGCGGAGGCCTGCGTGATGTAGACCTGCTAAAAGCTTTGGCTTTGGGCCACTTAACAGATATGCCTGTGGTTGATAAAGAACTAGAGCTGATCTTAAATGTGCGCACTTTATTGCATGTAAATTCGGGGCGAGAACGCGATATCTTAGACCCGCATCAAGCAGCTGAAATAGCAGTACAAATGGGGTTTCGGGATCGTTTTGAGTTGGCTTGTGCCATTGCGCAAGCAGCCCGAATTATTGATAAAAATGTGACAGCTGCTTTAGCTAAAGCTCGTGAAATAGTTTCGCCGCGGAGTGGAAAAATTCCGCGCCGGCCTCTTGATATTGACGTAATTGAACGCGGTGGAACCATCGTATTAGCCAAAAATGCCAATTTGGAAGATTCCGGTTTAGTGTTGCGAGTAGCTGCTGCGGCGGCTCGTAACGGGCTTTCAATAGATGAATCTACCTGGCGTCGGTTAGCTAAAGTGCCCAAGCTTTCCCAAGAACGTTGGCCGCGGGCAGTAGCCGAGGATTTCATCAACCTACTTAGTTCTCCTGATCACAGTGCGCGAGTTATTGAAGAATTAGATGATCGTGGTTTATGGGAGCCGATGGTTCCAGAGTGGGCCAATATTCGAGACCGAATGCCAGCTGAACCAGTACATATTCACACCATTGATGTGCACTGTCTTTTGGCTGTCCAAAATGCGGCCTCAGCGAGTATTTCTGTTTCCAGGCCAGATTTATTGCTAGTAGCTGCGCTTTATCATGATATTGGTAAAGGTCAGGGGAGAGCGCATTCTATTGTGGGAGCGGAATATGTAGCGCGTGCGGCAGCGCGTTTAGGTTTTGATCAAGCTGACCGTGCCCGCTTGCAAACAGTAGTTGCTGAACACAGCTTTATCGGGCGAGTAGCAGCCACGATGGATCCCAACAGTGAAGTTGCCTTAGAGATGTTTTTGCAGGCCAGTAATTATGATTTGCTAACTGTAGAGCTATTAGGGGCGCTAGCTGAAGCGGATGCGCTAGCAACGGGACCTGGAATTTGGAGCCCTTCACAAAAAGCTACTCGCGATATTTTGATAAAGAAGGCTCGGAAACACTTAATTGAAGTACGGCCGCGTAAACCGTTGGTGAATGCCCCCGATGAAATAGGAATGCGACCACATTCTGAAGATCCTAGTAATCGGGCAGTAATTTATTGGCGCGGCACCTACCAGCGAGAGATTATTCGAGTCCTGGCAGTAATCCATGCTTCAGGTTGGACTATCGATGCTGCCCGCTATATATCTGAAAATGAACATTCAGTAGCTGCTGAATTCGATGTACGGGCTACGGCTTCGGCTAGTTTGGATGCCTCGAAATTGGTACAGGTGTATCGTTCCGGGGTGCATTCAGGGCTGCCACCAGTGCAAAAAGCCCCTACTGCAGTGTTATGGGATGGCAATGTGGTAGAGGTCCGCAGTAAAGATCGACGAGCACTGCTTGGTAATCTGCTCTCAGTTCTGCCAAATATTTCGTGGATGAATATGCAAGCACGCGGGGGAATTATGCAGTTTTATGCCAGTTTGCCGGATCTAATTAGGCATCCAGAACATCGTGAAGTAGTTAGTCATGACATCACTTTGCGCATTGGTTTTGCTGAGCATCTGAGCTAA
- the ffh gene encoding signal recognition particle protein, whose translation MFDSLSDRLSNALKGIRGKGKLTEADINATAREIRLALLEADVSLPVVRGFIKRVKHRSLGAEVSQALNPAQQIIKIVNEELTTILGGETRRITLAKKPPTVIMLAGLQGAGKTTLAGKLAKYLSKQGHTPMLVACDLQRPGAVQQLQIVGERAGVPTFAPDPGTAVDTNSHEMGTSHGDPVAVAKAGIDEAKRTQHDVVIVDTAGRLGIDEELMTQARNIRDAVNPDEVLFVIDAMIGQDAVNTAQAFRDGVDFTGVVLTKLDGDARGGAALSIREVTGKPIMFASTGEKLEDFDVFHPDRMASRILGMGDVLSLIEQAETVFDQKDAEKTASKIATGELTLNDFLEQMLMVRRMGPIGNLLKMMPGGKQMSQMADMVDEKSLDRIQAIIRGMTPEERENPKILNASRRRRIAAGSGVAVSEVNQLIERFFEAKKMMSRMAGQFGMGGGGRSATKKQKKGRKRKGGKRATPRGGGMPGMPGMPGMPGMPGMPGMPGAGAAGGLGGISLPEGFENIDLNKLDFGQNGKQ comes from the coding sequence GTGTTTGATTCTTTGTCCGATCGCCTGTCAAATGCGCTTAAGGGCATCCGTGGCAAGGGCAAACTTACTGAGGCCGATATTAATGCCACCGCCCGCGAAATCCGTTTGGCTTTGCTTGAAGCTGACGTATCTTTGCCGGTGGTACGGGGTTTTATTAAGCGTGTTAAACACCGCTCTTTAGGTGCAGAGGTTTCACAAGCGCTTAACCCTGCCCAGCAGATAATTAAAATTGTTAATGAAGAGCTAACCACTATTTTGGGTGGGGAAACTCGTCGGATCACATTGGCGAAAAAGCCACCCACCGTGATTATGTTGGCTGGTTTACAAGGTGCTGGTAAAACCACTTTGGCTGGCAAGCTAGCTAAATACCTTTCAAAACAGGGGCATACTCCCATGCTGGTGGCCTGTGATCTGCAGCGACCAGGCGCAGTACAACAGCTCCAAATCGTGGGTGAACGTGCAGGAGTTCCCACTTTTGCTCCCGATCCAGGTACTGCGGTAGATACAAATTCCCATGAGATGGGTACCTCGCATGGGGATCCAGTGGCTGTGGCAAAAGCTGGTATTGATGAGGCCAAGCGCACCCAACATGATGTGGTTATTGTCGATACCGCTGGACGTTTGGGTATTGATGAAGAATTGATGACGCAGGCACGAAATATTCGTGATGCGGTTAATCCAGATGAAGTTCTATTTGTGATTGACGCCATGATCGGCCAAGATGCGGTGAATACTGCACAGGCTTTCCGTGATGGCGTGGATTTCACGGGCGTAGTCCTTACTAAACTTGATGGTGATGCCCGCGGTGGTGCTGCACTTTCCATCCGTGAGGTAACCGGCAAACCGATTATGTTTGCCTCCACCGGAGAAAAATTGGAAGATTTTGATGTCTTCCATCCTGATCGCATGGCTAGCCGAATCTTGGGCATGGGCGATGTGCTCTCGCTAATCGAGCAGGCAGAAACAGTATTTGATCAAAAAGATGCTGAAAAAACTGCCTCCAAGATAGCCACCGGGGAACTTACCCTCAATGATTTCCTAGAGCAGATGCTCATGGTGCGCCGGATGGGGCCCATTGGAAATCTGCTAAAGATGATGCCTGGCGGCAAGCAAATGAGCCAGATGGCTGACATGGTAGATGAGAAATCTCTCGACCGTATCCAAGCCATTATTCGGGGTATGACTCCTGAAGAACGAGAAAATCCGAAAATTCTTAATGCTTCTAGACGCCGCCGCATTGCTGCTGGTTCGGGAGTAGCTGTCAGTGAAGTAAACCAGCTTATTGAGCGCTTCTTTGAAGCTAAGAAGATGATGAGCCGCATGGCTGGACAATTCGGCATGGGCGGTGGCGGACGCTCTGCCACAAAGAAGCAGAAAAAGGGACGCAAGCGCAAGGGCGGTAAACGTGCCACCCCACGTGGTGGCGGAATGCCCGGTATGCCCGGAATGCCTGGAATGCCCGGTATGCCAGGAATGCCCGGAATGCCCGGTGCTGGGGCAGCAGGTGGCCTAGGTGGCATCTCCTTGCCAGAAGGCTTTGAAAATATTGATCTAAATAAGCTTGATTTCGGCCAGAACGGCAAGCAGTAG
- the rpsP gene encoding 30S ribosomal protein S16 — protein MAVKIKLQRLGKIRTPHYRVVVMDARKPRDGKVIESIGTYEPKQHPSVIKIDSDRAQYWLGVGAQPTEPVLALLKITGDWQKAKGLPVPENKLRVAEPKPSKLDLFNAALAEANNGPSVEDVVSKKRKAREEKEAAAKAAAEKKADSEEAAE, from the coding sequence ATGGCCGTAAAGATCAAGCTACAGCGTCTAGGTAAGATTCGTACCCCCCATTACCGCGTAGTTGTAATGGATGCTCGTAAGCCTCGCGATGGCAAAGTTATCGAATCTATCGGTACCTATGAGCCCAAGCAGCACCCATCGGTAATCAAGATTGATTCCGACCGTGCCCAGTACTGGCTAGGCGTTGGCGCACAGCCCACTGAGCCCGTATTGGCTCTCCTAAAGATCACCGGCGATTGGCAGAAGGCTAAGGGCCTTCCGGTCCCCGAGAACAAGCTGCGCGTTGCAGAACCCAAGCCTTCCAAGCTGGATCTATTCAACGCTGCTTTGGCTGAAGCAAATAACGGTCCTTCTGTTGAAGACGTTGTTTCCAAGAAGCGCAAGGCTCGCGAAGAAAAAGAAGCAGCAGCAAAGGCCGCCGCTGAAAAGAAAGCTGATTCTGAAGAAGCAGCTGAATAA
- the rimM gene encoding ribosome maturation factor RimM (Essential for efficient processing of 16S rRNA) yields the protein MTQSDSQKPELQIGRVVKSHGIRGEVVIELSTDSPEERFVPGSTLKGKQSGRELELTIETMRPHQGRLLVKFKEIPDRNGADSLRGMRFFAAPLEDPDDGYYDYQLIGLKALKDGEVVGEVTGTTDMPNRLLLEITLENGHEALVPFVEEIVPEINLEEGYLTLTPPEGLLDL from the coding sequence ATGACGCAATCGGATTCTCAAAAGCCTGAATTACAAATTGGACGAGTGGTTAAATCTCACGGCATTCGCGGGGAAGTGGTAATCGAGCTCAGCACCGATTCGCCAGAAGAACGCTTCGTCCCCGGCAGCACTCTTAAAGGTAAACAATCCGGTCGAGAACTAGAACTAACCATTGAGACTATGCGCCCGCACCAAGGACGCCTGCTGGTTAAATTCAAAGAAATACCGGATCGTAATGGGGCAGATTCTTTACGTGGAATGCGCTTTTTTGCAGCTCCCCTCGAAGATCCAGATGATGGCTACTATGATTACCAGCTCATCGGCCTTAAAGCGTTAAAAGATGGGGAAGTAGTAGGCGAGGTCACTGGGACTACAGATATGCCTAATCGTTTATTGCTGGAGATCACCCTTGAAAATGGGCACGAAGCTTTGGTGCCTTTCGTCGAGGAAATAGTGCCAGAGATCAATCTGGAAGAAGGCTATTTAACACTTACTCCACCGGAAGGCTTGCTGGATCTTTAA
- the trmD gene encoding tRNA (guanosine(37)-N1)-methyltransferase TrmD → MRLDVVTIFPEYLEPLRHALLGKAIEQEILTVGVHDLRLWATDRHKSVDDTPFGGGPGMVMKPEVWGAALDDIAAGKYRGYEVQSAEPHLEKPRHDERKGISPRPYNPALPANNNDEDPSLPLLIIPTPAGTPFSQADAQAWSNEEHLVFACGRYEGIDQRVFVEATKHYRVREVSIGDYVLIGGEVAVLVMAEAIVRLIPGVLGNSRSHEEDSFSDGLLEGPSYTKPRNWRGLEVPGVLTSGNHGAVDEWRREQSLARTYRVRPELLEKAPLSKKDQEFLAKYRKIQTVLEILVDPGTWEKSTANFNYVLEQIGIDAAKWQAREINLSCQPDNMLVNQFQQETGQVPITEKLMHLEIQGYSAIANGELTAKIVEVLGAAPYWYGSSVNS, encoded by the coding sequence ATGCGCCTTGATGTCGTCACTATTTTCCCGGAATATTTAGAGCCTTTGCGCCATGCTTTACTTGGCAAAGCAATTGAGCAAGAAATACTCACAGTAGGAGTCCATGACCTGCGTTTATGGGCGACAGATCGGCATAAATCAGTCGACGATACCCCCTTTGGGGGCGGTCCGGGAATGGTAATGAAGCCCGAGGTTTGGGGAGCTGCCTTAGATGATATTGCAGCCGGCAAATATCGTGGATATGAAGTGCAATCGGCAGAACCGCACTTAGAAAAGCCGCGTCACGATGAACGCAAAGGCATCTCCCCCAGGCCTTATAATCCAGCTTTGCCTGCAAATAATAATGACGAAGATCCTTCCTTGCCGTTGCTCATCATTCCTACCCCAGCAGGTACTCCTTTTAGCCAGGCTGATGCCCAAGCGTGGTCTAATGAGGAACACTTAGTTTTTGCTTGTGGACGTTATGAAGGAATAGATCAGCGAGTATTTGTGGAGGCCACCAAGCATTACCGGGTACGTGAGGTTTCAATTGGAGACTATGTACTAATTGGTGGAGAAGTGGCGGTGCTAGTAATGGCAGAGGCCATTGTGCGCTTAATCCCCGGAGTGTTGGGAAATTCTCGCAGCCACGAAGAAGATAGTTTCTCAGATGGTTTATTAGAAGGTCCAAGCTATACTAAGCCGCGAAATTGGCGTGGTCTGGAAGTCCCTGGAGTTTTAACTTCGGGGAACCACGGGGCAGTGGATGAGTGGCGTCGGGAACAATCTTTGGCTCGTACTTATCGAGTGCGGCCCGAGCTTTTAGAAAAGGCGCCACTTTCTAAGAAAGATCAGGAGTTTTTGGCTAAATACCGGAAAATTCAAACAGTTTTAGAGATTTTGGTGGATCCTGGTACCTGGGAAAAATCCACTGCTAATTTCAATTATGTCTTGGAACAAATAGGTATTGATGCAGCTAAATGGCAGGCTCGGGAAATTAATTTAAGTTGTCAGCCCGATAACATGTTAGTTAATCAGTTTCAGCAAGAAACTGGCCAGGTCCCGATAACTGAAAAGCTAATGCATTTAGAAATTCAAGGTTATTCCGCTATTGCTAATGGAGAACTCACTGCAAAAATCGTGGAAGTTTTAGGGGCTGCGCCGTATTGGTATGGCAGTAGCGTCAATAGCTAA
- a CDS encoding Tex family protein: protein MIQLAVRIAQELGIQESQVSTTLALLEEGNTVPFIARYRKEATGGLDDTQLRNLEERAHYLRELEERKASILAAIEEQGKLTAELAAEIAATDTKARLEDLYLPYKKRRKTKADIAREAGLEELTELLINRPEIDPNSAAESFITAGFTDTKKVLEGARAILIDRFALDADLVGEVREQMYRNGQIRATVIAGQEASGEKYKDYFDFAEAFSKLPSHRILALFRGESEGVISLDLEAGEDSFYEAMIAERFELDTQKSAWLAAAVHFGWRTKLAVSSGLDVRTRLKERADQGALEIFATNLRDVLLAAPAGHKTVLGLDPGYRNGVKCALVESTGKMLDTIIIYPHQPQKQWGQAVEKLTALCLKHQVDLLAIGNGTASRETTALCREVAAAVAAAGGKTPQPVVVSESGASIYSASELAAQEFPDMDVSLRGAVSIARRLQDPLAELVKIDPKSIGVGQYQHDVNQISLAKTLDAVVEDAVNAVGVDLNTASVPLLTRVAGVSHTLAKNIVAYRDENGRFGSRKELKKVPRLGPKAFEQCAGFLRIRGGIDPLDASAVHPEAYPIVRKITVDTGLKVADLIGNTQVLQGLNPADYVDEKFGEITVKDIISELDKPGRDPRPEFSTAKFKEGIEKITDLRPGMILQGTVSNVAAFGAFVDIGVHEDGLVHISAMSRDFIKDPHQVVKSGQVVEVKVMEVEVERKRISLSLRLDDEPGQPATAGKTKQQRPNSRDAAPKAGKRRSPATPRGNKTSDPAVGSLAAALRNAGFGR from the coding sequence ATGATTCAACTTGCCGTTCGGATTGCCCAAGAACTAGGAATTCAAGAAAGCCAAGTTTCTACAACTTTGGCGCTGCTAGAAGAAGGCAATACCGTGCCTTTTATTGCGCGGTATCGCAAGGAAGCAACTGGGGGACTAGATGATACCCAGTTGCGTAACCTCGAGGAACGTGCCCACTACCTGCGTGAATTAGAGGAGCGCAAAGCTTCGATCCTGGCGGCAATTGAAGAACAAGGTAAGCTCACCGCGGAATTAGCTGCTGAAATTGCCGCTACTGATACCAAGGCCCGGTTAGAAGATCTTTATTTGCCTTATAAGAAACGCCGGAAAACCAAAGCTGATATTGCTCGAGAAGCTGGTCTAGAAGAGCTTACTGAGCTGCTAATTAACCGTCCTGAAATCGATCCTAATAGTGCCGCAGAGAGCTTTATTACTGCAGGTTTTACAGATACTAAGAAGGTATTAGAAGGCGCCCGAGCGATTTTGATTGACCGCTTTGCCCTCGATGCAGACCTCGTTGGGGAAGTACGCGAGCAAATGTATCGAAACGGCCAAATTCGGGCCACGGTAATAGCTGGACAAGAAGCCAGTGGAGAGAAATATAAAGACTATTTTGATTTTGCCGAAGCTTTTAGCAAATTGCCCAGCCACCGAATATTGGCTCTTTTTCGCGGGGAATCAGAAGGGGTAATTTCTTTAGATCTTGAAGCCGGCGAAGACAGTTTCTATGAAGCAATGATCGCTGAACGCTTTGAGCTAGATACCCAAAAATCTGCGTGGCTAGCTGCAGCAGTGCATTTTGGATGGCGCACTAAATTAGCAGTTTCTTCCGGCTTAGATGTGCGCACTCGCCTAAAGGAACGGGCAGATCAAGGCGCTTTGGAAATTTTTGCTACTAATTTACGAGATGTGCTCTTAGCTGCACCGGCTGGGCATAAAACTGTTTTAGGCTTAGATCCGGGGTATCGCAATGGAGTGAAATGTGCGCTAGTGGAAAGCACTGGCAAAATGCTTGATACCATAATTATTTACCCACATCAGCCGCAAAAACAATGGGGACAGGCGGTGGAGAAACTTACCGCTTTGTGTTTGAAACACCAGGTAGATTTATTAGCCATTGGTAATGGCACGGCTTCCCGGGAAACCACTGCGCTATGTCGTGAAGTGGCTGCGGCGGTGGCTGCTGCTGGTGGAAAAACCCCACAGCCGGTGGTGGTTTCAGAATCTGGAGCCTCAATTTATTCAGCTTCAGAATTAGCTGCCCAAGAATTTCCAGATATGGATGTCAGCCTGCGTGGGGCTGTTTCCATTGCGCGGCGGCTACAAGATCCTTTGGCGGAGTTGGTAAAAATTGATCCCAAATCCATTGGGGTGGGGCAATACCAGCATGATGTTAACCAGATTTCCTTGGCTAAAACCCTAGATGCAGTGGTAGAAGATGCCGTAAATGCGGTGGGAGTAGACCTTAATACCGCCTCTGTGCCGTTATTAACCAGGGTTGCTGGGGTAAGTCATACCTTGGCTAAAAATATTGTGGCTTATAGGGATGAAAACGGCCGTTTTGGCTCTCGTAAAGAGCTAAAAAAGGTGCCGCGTTTAGGTCCAAAAGCGTTTGAACAGTGTGCCGGTTTCTTAAGGATTCGTGGTGGTATTGATCCCCTGGATGCTTCCGCAGTACACCCAGAGGCTTATCCTATAGTGCGTAAAATTACGGTAGATACCGGACTAAAAGTTGCAGATCTCATTGGAAATACGCAAGTCTTACAAGGTTTAAACCCTGCTGACTATGTGGATGAGAAATTTGGGGAAATAACTGTTAAAGACATAATTTCTGAGCTCGACAAACCAGGGCGTGATCCGCGCCCAGAATTTAGCACCGCTAAATTCAAAGAGGGGATTGAAAAGATCACAGATCTTCGTCCCGGAATGATCTTGCAGGGCACAGTTTCTAATGTTGCTGCTTTCGGCGCTTTTGTCGATATTGGAGTGCATGAAGATGGTTTGGTGCACATCTCAGCTATGAGCCGTGATTTCATTAAAGATCCACATCAAGTGGTCAAATCAGGGCAGGTAGTGGAAGTCAAAGTGATGGAAGTTGAGGTAGAACGCAAGCGTATTTCGCTTTCTTTGCGACTAGATGACGAACCTGGTCAACCCGCTACGGCTGGAAAAACTAAACAACAGCGCCCAAATTCTAGGGATGCGGCCCCTAAGGCAGGGAAGCGACGGTCACCGGCAACTCCTCGTGGGAATAAAACATCCGATCCTGCTGTTGGGTCATTAGCCGCAGCTTTGCGAAATGCTGGATTTGGCCGCTAA
- the rplS gene encoding 50S ribosomal protein L19 gives MHFLDKVDAPYLRNDIPDFRPGDTVGVNVRVIEGSNERTQLFEGVVIRRQGSGIRETFTVRKVSFGIGVERTFPVHSPNLESITVKRRGKVRRAKLYYLRNLRGKAARIKEKR, from the coding sequence ATGCACTTTCTTGACAAAGTTGACGCACCATATTTGCGCAATGATATTCCGGACTTCCGCCCCGGTGACACCGTTGGTGTTAACGTTCGCGTTATCGAAGGATCCAACGAGCGTACTCAGCTCTTCGAAGGCGTAGTAATTCGTCGTCAGGGCTCTGGCATCCGTGAGACCTTCACTGTTCGCAAGGTTTCTTTTGGTATCGGCGTAGAGCGTACCTTCCCGGTACACTCCCCGAACTTGGAGTCCATCACTGTGAAGCGTCGCGGTAAAGTACGTCGCGCCAAGCTGTACTACCTACGTAACCTGCGTGGTAAGGCTGCTCGTATCAAGGAAAAGCGCTAA